In Fusarium oxysporum f. sp. lycopersici 4287 chromosome 6, whole genome shotgun sequence, a single window of DNA contains:
- a CDS encoding hypothetical protein (At least one base has a quality score < 10), which produces MASDHRFAKVEGWLSPPDYSTNANLARERRHPGTGTWLLNSPAFREWTVGTRWHLWLYGLAGAGKTILSTTILDHLLQIDTHTTLAFFFDFNDARKQKLENLLRSLAVQLYHTGNEAARRLDSLFTSHDGRRQPDTNALSACVDTMIQTAGKVFIIIDALDECIGREELLHWIGGLRSSNTQLVVTGRPEADLRCKISLLFDKCNCVLRNKKVVNADIRAYVTATLEQKPGFVDRNLSQDILDRIRDKIGDGADGMQVLTQVMNIKSFARCLSPKDIKIALRSLPRDLNETYYRMVQNKSSAIRLLQFLVHTRRPLTLPEAVEVITTEINQEPRGFNVKRRLFQAADILRYCPSLVIIAEVTNDAETVDELHLAHFSVKEYLLEQAQFDLESASIVITKTCLTYLADIRGSHSTIRSDFPMARYAAEYWTEYAASVETSEGIVRVTVNFLKDETTFQRWCRLYQADRRWDHKSGPPGAPRLYYACLAGLPGAARDLTTEGADVNAQGSQYGTAL; this is translated from the exons ATGGCATCTGACCATCGTTTCGCCAAGGTCGAGGGATGGCTGTCCCCGCCAGATTATTCAACCAATGCCAACTTGGCAAGAGAACGACGTCATCCCGGCACCGGGACCTGGCTTCTAAACAGTCCCGCCTTCCGGGAGTGGACAGTTGGAACACGCTGGCACCTGTGGCTCTACGGGCTGGCAGGGGCTGGCAAGACCATTCTGAGTACGACGATTCTGGATCATCTTCTGCAAATAGACACCCACACTACGcttgccttcttctttgactttaACGATGCCAGGAAACAGAAACTGGAGAATCTCCTACGCTCGCTGGCAGTTCAGCTTTATCATACCGGGAACGAAGCCGCGAGAAGACTTGATAGTCTTTTCACTTCACATGATGGACGGAGACAACCAGATACGAATGCCTTATCAGCCTGTGTTGACACAATGATACAAACTGCTGGAAAGgttttcatcatcattgacgCTTTAGACGAGTGTATAGGGAGAGAAGAGCTTCTGCATTGGATCGGAGGCTTGAGATCCAGTAACACCCAGCTTGTCGTGACTGGCCGGCCAGAGGCAGACTTACGATGCAagatctctcttctctttgatAAGTGTAATTGCGTCTTACGTAACAAGAAGGTTGTCAACGCCGATATTCGCGCCTATGTCACGGCAACGCTTGAACAGAAGCCTGGTTTCGTGGATAGGAACCTATCTCAAGATATTCTGGACAGAATCCGTGACAAAATCGGAGATGGAGCCGACGGGATGCAAGTTTTGACCCAGGTCATGAATATAA AGAGTTTCGCTAGATGTCTGAGCCCGAAAGACATCAAGATAGCTCTCAGGTCTTTGCCCCGGGATCTGAATGAGACATATTACCGCATGGTCCAAAACAAGAGCAGCGCGATTCGTCTCCTGCAGTTTCTCGTCCACACCAGGCGGCCTCTGACACTACCAGAGGCCGTCGAAGTAATAACCACAGAGATAAATCAAGAGCCTCGAGGTTTCAACGTTAAACGCAGACTATTTCAAGCAGCCGACATCCTGCGATACTGCCCCAGCTTGGTGATAATCGCCGAAGTCACGAATGACGCTGAGACCGTGGACGAACTTCATCTTGCTCACTTCTCTGTCAAAGAGTATCTTCTTGAACAAGCCCAGTTCGACCTCGAAAGTGCAAGCATTGTCATCACCAAAACCTGCCTGACTTATCTTGCCGATATCAGGGGCAGTCACAGCACAATCAGATCCGATTTTCCAATGGCACGGTATGCAGCAGAATACTGGACGGAATACGCCGCTTCGGTCGAGACTTCTGAAGGAATCGTTCGAGTTACAGTTAATTTTTTAAAAGACGAGACAACGTTTCAACGGTGGTGTCGATTGTATCAGGCCGACCGTCGGTGGGACCATAAATCAGGACCTCCTGGAGCACCCAGACTGTATTATGCTTGTTTAGCTGGACTCCCAGGGGCCGCAAGAGATCTGACGACAGAGGGAGCAGACGTCAACGCGCAGGGCAGCCAATACGGCACTGCTCTATAG